The Trichoderma asperellum chromosome 6, complete sequence region aatttaaaataaaagtatattaaaatagtttattttataggtattatttattaaaagctattttaggttatatttttagttttttatattatttttataaatttaaaaaaacttatataattaactaaagttattataattaatagcataaaaaaaaatataattattattatataaaagctatagaaaggcttaagtaaatatataaaaactatatttactttaataaagttttttttaaataacctatatattttagttaataattttaaataaaggatatttatagctaagtTTATAGATAAtgctttttactattaaacttaaacttttgctatatatttctataagactttaaagttaattaaagctaaatttatattaaaaggcagtttaaaaagcagcagagcttaatagcttttatatttaattataattatatattaattcttttattttaataataaataaaaaagttataaattaataattaattataaaaaaaaataaatagttatttttttatattaatatttaatattaatttttactatatttatattatctatagctgctgctttattaatacttaatttaatattaagttataattaaattttattttaaacttcttttttttaaaataataaagcctaggtttatttatatctgcTTTATTGCCTTAAAAgcagctttaaataaaaggaaatttattctttaaagagaatttattttattaaaaaaaaaaatataaaaaaagtaataaaaataaagttaaaaatgcattatattatagtttaaagtaatattaaaggaAGCATATAGATAATATAGTgcattactattataagtagtatttactttaagcttatataatagctataactAAAGGTACTTgtaaaaaacttaagttaaacAGCTAGAggtataattacttaagaaaatgtatattaaaattacttaggCTGGATTAGGTTTAGTTATCTGGGTGTAGTTAGAATTCGTCCGTGTATATTTGGGGGTTCCCCTGGCAGATATAATACACAGGAAGAAGAGTAAAGTCCGACGAAAGGCATCCGCAAAATACAAAATAGGATATACAGCAAGCTCGTTCATATATCGGACATAGATGTTAATTCCGGACATCAATCTGTGAAGAAAAATGACTTTTTCTGTTTGACCCACCGAAGATGATGTGGCTTAAAGAGCCTGCTTATAAGCAATCGAGCTAATTTTAAGAATGAACAGCTAACATATTGAATCGGAGTGGGATCTTATGATCGATACCAAATCGTATAGGCTATATTATATCTCATACAATGAAGTTGTTGATAATGAGAAGGATATCATCACAACGATCAAGGGTGCCGCCAAATTATCGAGTAAGAGGGCGACACCTTAGCTTTCTAGTACGAGGATATGCAAGGATACATGTAGCTCTAGAAttagtacggagtataaTCTCTTTGAGATAAGAAATCGATGAAAAAGTCAAGTAGGAGTTTTGCTCTATGAAGTGTTTCAATGTGGTCTCGTCCGCTGCAAGGAAATTTTCGAGCAGTTAAAGCCACGTCACCTAAGACAACATGCAGCCTATGAGGCCACGGAATTCAGACATCTTGCAGGTTGCCTCTCTGACTCCCCTCGACGACGTGGCGCCCTTTGCTTCAATTCAGTGGAACCAGGTGGCAGCATCGCATCTCTTGCGTGTGGGGCACATAGTCTAGTGTCAATAATTATCTTCATATGCCTCCGTTATTAGTCGGATTCTATGTATCGCACAGGCCTATATATTTCTATTTAGCGACAATTCCTTATTGTTGGTTCTTGTATATTAGAAACAGATCATTTTATTGGTTTATAGATGTATTTGTGCATGTGAGCAGCTTGAAAACCTGTTTTGTGCCGTGTATGAGTGCCTGATTTCACACGGGCTCTTGGGCTCCCCTCGATTACCCCTCATTCATAtctaactacatgtacctataaGATCAAAAGCAGCATCAGGCTTAACATTTCTTCACCCCATTCCACGCTCGATTCGCATTGCAATAGTAAAATAGCTTCATCGTACGCCATATATGCGCTCAATTGGTACTATGACAAAAGAAACGCGGCCCGAAATATCGTGAGTTTGTTTTATGCTTCTCTTGTTGATGAGTGCTGATGGTAGCAGTCCATATGCAGTGCCTACTATTGCATTATATTTCCAAGGCGGCAGCACACTTTATGTTCCGCCCCATTTACTCGCCCAGAGTCATAGGCTGGGGTCTATGGTTTTACAACAAGGCACACTGCAATTTACGGATGTTTCTGCAGATGCCGGCCACGTCCTCGTGCATTACCTTTTCACGGGTACCTATCAGAGTCTTAAGCCCAAAAGGTCGTCTGCTCAAGATTGCTTGGCGGCCGAATTCCTTACAAGCGTTCGCGTTTATAACGTCGCCCAGACTTACACACTTCCACCTCTTGTGGAACTCGCCAAGAATGAGATGCAGAAACTGGGCAAAAACCTTCCAACTGCGTTAATATTTGACTTGGTTAAAGACGCACATTTGGGTCTAAAAACCGACGATACATGGTTCAGTAGCTACCTGAAGGCACAGCTGAGGCTTTTCCTCGAGAGCCCTCTGAAGCCACCTGCAGGGAACAAAGCCGAGGATCAAGCGACCATATCAATCAGCGACCTCTTATTCAAGAGTATGTTCGAACTATATCACGAAAATATAGCCTCACTACGTGAGACGCAGAGCCATGCTTTTGGGCAAGCATCGacaaatacaaaaaaacGGGCGGACGAGCAAGCTACtaaagaagttgaagaggCAACTTGTGAAGCTGAAACGAAGACCCGCGAACCAGGGGAACAGACAGTTGCTCCTACTGCTCCTACTGCTCCTACTGCTCCTACTActcctgctgctcctgctgctcctgctgttgctgcggaggaggaggaggagttaGCCATGCTAGAGTCaaagaaagccaaaaaaGGCAAGTTACccagaaaagaggaggctAGGCGTCTTGAACTCCGAGAAAATGCAAAAATgagagcaaaagagaaggTAGCCCAAGAAGCGgaacaagctgctgccaaggagGCAGAGGCCCAGGCCGTTCTGGAAGATAAAGAGGCTGTTAAAGAAGCAACAGAGAGGGCTAACCAGAAGGATATTGAGGCGAAAGTAACTGCCGagattgctgaagaagaacgtGAAATAGCCCGGCTGCTTGATAAGAAGCATAATTCGTTCATGGGCTTGTCAAGTAAATTGGAGAAGAGGTTAAGTCAGCTCCAGGCTAAGACGATGAAACGAGCTGAGAAACAAGGCACATGCGAATCAGAGTATCTTACTCAAGAATCAAGAAAAGAGACTGCCGCCATTGCACATCCCGAAACGGCACACGAGCTTTATAAACAGCCTGTAGAGGATGAAGATTTGACAGAAGTTAAGATGATTCAAAAAGATAGCGCACTCGATGTGGGTTCTTATGGTTCTTGGGGGATAGGGGAAGCAGATGCAATAAAGGACGATGATATTCACGTCGAAGCTCAGGCTGCACAAGACATTGGAATCAGCACAAGCCATGATAATGTGGCTAACGCAGAAGCTCTAGGAGCTACaccagagaaagagaagaaaacaaagaagaagaagaaaaataagagcGTTGCTGCTGTTAGTCCAACGCCTGAGATATTGGTGGACTGCCTACTTGACAAGACCAACCGAAATACCAAAGATGAGAGCAATATGGAGCTTGATCCATGGAGTTTTTCAGTGCGGGAAAAGCGCAAAGCGGAGAATAAGAAATCGGACGTTAAACCTTCAGCATCTGGATCGCCGAGTGGTGATCTAACTGATACTCATAATCAGGAAGCAGCGGCTGATGAGTATAAGATGGCACGGTTTGAGGATGAGGGATGGAGTTTTTGGGGGCTTGGAAAGAATAAGAGGGCCGAAAACAATACCGCAACGGCAGGTCAAGAGTCTGTTCTACCATTGCCCCTACCTCCACGTGATCCTAAAGTGCTAGGTATACAGATAGATAGCGGACTCGCATGACAGATTTCAGCAGGATAGTATTATGCCTTTGCTATCTAATAATGATAGCCAAGATATTTCTCAGCATTACAATAGAATGTTTCCATTGCATAACCATCACTCACTGGCCTAGAGCCGCCGTTATTTGTAGAAACATGAATGAAAATAAGCATGCACACTCTGATTCCTAGGTGTAAATAGAGATGAAGCAAAATATAGATGGCAATGTTCATGAAATGAACTGTAGAAGTGTAGGCAACTTCACATGTGAGTAAGGTAAGCAGCTTCCATACATTAACATTTATTTAGCGCTGGAGATAGGAAGAGTAAAGGGATATCGGGTAATGAGATAAATACAAGGTATAGGTTAATATAACGCAGTTAGAGATGATATTTGAAGTCTGTGGCTCTATCGCCACTCTTAACCTTTCGCGtgtcctctttctctccactctcaatcttcttcttttcgccaTTGAGGTATCTCAAGTAGAACCagttggtggtgatgatcaGCTGCACTACGCCCAAAGCCCCGACGGAGAAGGCATTCCCCAGCACGTACGGCGCTGTCCTATAAATCTGGCCGGCAACAATGCCGGCCGTATTGCCGATACTCTGCTGCACGCCAATTGCTGTCGCGCGTCGGTAATGCGGCGCGAAATTGACATTGAGCCACGTCATGTTCAGCCCAGGGCCATTATACACGGCAATGGCGCAGAGAAAAGTGCCAAAGAATTTGACACCGTTGCTTGTCGGACAGAGTATGAGGATGTAGCCCACAATGCCTGGGATATTGGCgaggaagagcagcggcCCTCGGACGCAAGTCCGGTCAGAAACATACGCAAAGGCTATGAAGCATATTCCTCCGAAGATGTATACTGGGATACTGAGGTATTGTGCCTGGATAGAAGAATATCCCATGTTGACTAGAATAGAAGGCAGGAAGGTAGAGAAGCCGTATAGGAGTATGTCCTGGCAGAATTGTATGGCACCACTGTAGCTCCAGGGTAAGTAGGGATTCATGGGAGGAGGTGTTTCTTTGATGATAGCCTTACCTGAGGTATAACTTTGGATCCTTTAGAGCAATACGAATCTCCTTTGAGTCAAAATCTTCGCTGCCCATATAGTGCGCCCGCTGCGCCTCGCGAACTTTCATCAtggccttctcctcttccgtgAGGAACCAGGCCTCGGTGGGATTATTCGGTAAGCCGAACCAGATAACCGGTGCGATGAGGAAGCTGCAGATGCCTTCAATGATGAACACCCACCTCCAACCGGCAAAGCCACCGATGCCATCCATCTTGAGGATGCAATAGGCAAGCAAGCCTCCGAAAGCGCCCGAGATTGCTGTGCATACAAAGAGATACGATACTCTCATTCCCTGCTCGTGACGCTTGTACACCATTGTGAGATACAGGTTCAGTGCAGGGAATAGGCCAGCTTCGCAGCCACCCAAGACAAGCCGCACAGCAAATAGACCTGCCACGTTATGGATAAAGCCCGAGAAGATAGTTGCCAGAGACCA contains the following coding sequences:
- a CDS encoding uncharacterized protein (EggNog:ENOG41), translated to MRSIGTMTKETRPEISPYAVPTIALYFQGGSTLYVPPHLLAQSHRLGSMVLQQGTLQFTDVSADAGHVLVHYLFTGTYQSLKPKRSSAQDCLAAEFLTSVRVYNVAQTYTLPPLVELAKNEMQKLGKNLPTALIFDLVKDAHLGLKTDDTWFSSYLKAQLRLFLESPLKPPAGNKAEDQATISISDLLFKSMFELYHENIASLRETQSHAFGQASTNTKKRADEQATKEVEEATCEAETKTREPGEQTVAPTAPTAPTAPTTPAAPAAPAVAAEEEEELAMLESKKAKKGKLPRKEEARRLELRENAKMRAKEKVAQEAEQAAAKEAEAQAVLEDKEAVKEATERANQKDIEAKVTAEIAEEEREIARLLDKKHNSFMGLSSKLEKRLSQLQAKTMKRAEKQGTCESEYLTQESRKETAAIAHPETAHELYKQPVEDEDLTEVKMIQKDSALDVGSYGSWGIGEADAIKDDDIHVEAQAAQDIGISTSHDNVANAEALGATPEKEKKTKKKKKNKSVAAVSPTPEILVDCLLDKTNRNTKDESNMELDPWSFSVREKRKAENKKSDVKPSASGSPSGDLTDTHNQEAAADEYKMARFEDEGWSFWGLGKNKRAENNTATAGQESVLPLPLPPRDPKVLGIQIDSGLA
- a CDS encoding uncharacterized protein (EggNog:ENOG41~TransMembrane:11 (o51-68i89-110o116-137i144-166o178-200i212-233o293-311i318-337o343-362i369-386o435-455i)), which translates into the protein MTAEQVNVGFDDDEKRPSSRDDSHEIDESATSIPILDPNAEKRLLLKLDTYFVPIIMLVYLTCFLDRSNIGNVKVAGMPEDIGASPKQFSTAVSIFYATYVVFEAPWSILMKRITPRVLLTGLCTVWSLATIFSGFIHNVAGLFAVRLVLGGCEAGLFPALNLYLTMVYKRHEQGMRVSYLFVCTAISGAFGGLLAYCILKMDGIGGFAGWRWVFIIEGICSFLIAPVIWFGLPNNPTEAWFLTEEEKAMMKVREAQRAHYMGSEDFDSKEIRIALKDPKLYLSGAIQFCQDILLYGFSTFLPSILVNMGYSSIQAQYLSIPVYIFGGICFIAFAYVSDRTCVRGPLLFLANIPGIVGYILILCPTSNGVKFFGTFLCAIAVYNGPGLNMTWLNVNFAPHYRRATAIGVQQSIGNTAGIVAGQIYRTAPYVLGNAFSVGALGVVQLIITTNWFYLRYLNGEKKKIESGEKEDTRKVKSGDRATDFKYHL